In a genomic window of Trichoplusia ni isolate ovarian cell line Hi5 chromosome 28 unlocalized genomic scaffold, tn1 tig00004045_group27, whole genome shotgun sequence:
- the LOC113506869 gene encoding uncharacterized protein LOC113506869, with translation MVDNKEEDKDFFMTYRVGVKTPAFNADDPQLWFAQLEGQFVLSNITTDNTKFYYVLAQLEPQHSAQVRDLIVNPPSTGRYEKLKAELIKRLSASQERKIKQLLMHEELGDRKPTQFLRHLQQLAGPTVPTDFIRSIWCSRLPANLQTIVTMQANSSLEEVAELVDRINDIVPVTAQVAATSMPVPGQVASSQPATSQQSSAIEALTQTVAELSRKLEVMSSQLRHRSSRSRSGGRFNQNRHRSQSRTRDNRYCYYHSRFGDKARRCTEPCAYNEKALNHQGSH, from the coding sequence ATGGTGGACAACAAAGAAGAGGACAAGGATTTCTTCATGACGTACCGAGTGGGGGTCAAGACACCAGCCTTCAACGCAGATGATCCACAATTATGGTTCGCGCAGCTTGAGGGCCAGTTCGTTCTCTCCAACATTACCACAGACAACACGAAGTTTTATTACGTGCTGGCGCAGCTCGAGCCACAGCATTCAGCTCAAGTACGTGACCTCATAGTGAATCCCCCCTCCACCGGCAGATACGAGAAACTGAAAGCAGAGCTTATTAAACGATTGTCCGCCTCACAGGAAAGGAAGATTAAACAGCTACTCATGCATGAGGAGTTAGGAGACAGGAAACCCACCCAATTTCTCCGTCACCTGCAGCAACTGGCTGGACCCACTGTCCCGACCGACTTCATCAGATCAATTTGGTGCAGTAGGTTGCCGGCGAACCTCCAAACTATAGTCACGATGCAAGCAAACTCCAGCCTAGAAGAAGTAGCAGAATTAGTAGACCGCATCAATGACATCGTTCCAGTAACCGCGCAAGTAGCTGCTACTAGCATGCCAGTGCCTGGGCAAGTAGCTAGCTCACAGCCCGCAACGAGCCAACAAAGCAGCGCTATCGAAGCGTTGACACAAACAGTGGCTGAGCTATCACGAAAACTTGAGGTTATGAGCTCGCAGTTACGTCACCGATCTTCCCGTTCCCGTTCCGGAGGAAGGTTTAACCAGAACCGCCACCGATCACAATCCCGCACGAGAGACAACCGGTACTGTTACTACCACAGCCGATTTGGCGACAAAGCCCGCAGATGTACAGAACCATGTGCCTATAATGAGAAGGCGTTAAACCACCAAGGCAGCCACTAA